The Onthophagus taurus isolate NC chromosome 2, IU_Otau_3.0, whole genome shotgun sequence genome includes a window with the following:
- the LOC111415158 gene encoding nucleolar protein 14 homolog, producing the protein MAKIKKKSRSTAEKANKKEVKKKLNPFEVHVNKEKLKVLGKRSKNDRGLPGVSREKAINKRKHTLLQEYKLQNKSNKFIDKRIGEKNKNLNEEDKFIARYAKLRAKSDKKSRFNLADEVLTHRGQVLSEIEKFEDNHSEDDSDDDVKGGLQSDFVEKAHFGGGIFEKGTKDGAKSHKDLIDQLIAESKKRKAEKQKLKEQTLELTEKLDSEWKDLIPLVNKKTKNDEIEKPKVDDFDKVMRELKFEARGHPSDRLKSEEEIAKEEKEKLEKLEDERLKRMHGVDVTINNNKRHHGADDLDDNFEFEEMTDAVLSYDFEGKPNLKIDSEINGKKVTENVDEESKDQDESDSDNVENNVLSDEEEDEDNFSDLKEESDVSDEENSDKELIESDQNQHSSEIVSDLLKRKAIMEKAREELPYTFKLPKSYEELNDLLIKESPERQNIIIERMIKCNHPSLGAANKEQLSTLFIYLIQYINDLSQNINENCVETQTGIIFRIFYNLLPHFYDLAHLNSEASHKAILEVIKEKHGEYKKSYKKFPGLEVLLFLKLIGHIFSTSDFKHSVVTPSFVFIDQMLNNCRIRTEQDVAYGLFLCTLVFEFTKLSKRYLPSTLNYLSGILYLSIPKTGIRILKISQPFKTSSNLLVLVNNHSEVDETDLKLSVENLRRKSSNSDDVKISSFYLSLNLIEEVISNISELPSRYELLINIEKYLNLIPLNNYPGKVKKKAEEVIKSINKIKNDRIIEYLTIAKPRPKALRLYEPNIQKIYDGRRHKLQSKEKSETDKLIHKVKKERKGALREIRRDQAFLAKVKIKKQIQSDNERKDKVKRLFAEAAMQQSELNAFDRKKKKK; encoded by the exons ATggcaaaaataaagaaaaaatctcgTTCTACTGCAGAAAAGGCGAATAAAAAGgaagtaaaaaagaaattaaatccaTTTGAAGTGCatgtaaataaagaaaaattaaaagtgttaGGAAAACGGTCTAAAAATGATCGGGGTCTTCCAGGAGTTTCACGAGAGAAAGCAATAAACAAGCGTAAACACACATTATTACAAGAGTAcaagttacaaaataaatcaaataaatttattgataaacgcataggtgaaaaaaataaaaatttaaatgaagaaGATAAATTTATAGCAAGGTATGCTAAATTAAGAgcaaaaagtgataaaaaatcACGTTTTAACCTAGCAGACGAAGTATTAACCCATCGAGGACAAGTTTTGAGTGAAATTGAAAAGTTTGAAGATAATCATTCAGAGGATGACAGCGATGATGATGTAAAAGGGGGACTTCAATCtgattttgtggaaaaagCTCATTTTGGTGGTGGAATTTTTGAGAAAGGTACAAAAGATGGGGCTAAATCCCATAAAGACTTAATAGACCAGTTAATAGCGGaatctaaaaaaagaaaagctgaaaaacaaaaattaaaagagcaAACATTAGAATTAACCGAAAAATTAGACTCCGAATGGAAAGATTTAATCCCTTTGGTAaataaaaagactaaaaacgATGAAATCGAAAAGCCTAAAGTGGATGATTTCGACAAAGTTATGCGAGAATTGAAATTTGAAGCTCGTGGTCATCCTTCAGATCGATTAAAATCCGAAGAAGAGATTgctaaagaagaaaaagaaaaattggagAAATTAGAAGATGAACGGTTAAAAAGAATGCACGGGGTTGatgttacaataaataataataaaaggcATCATGGTGCTGATGATTTAGATGATAATTTCGAATTTGAGGAGATGACTGATGCTGTATTAAGTTATGATTTTGAAGGAAAACCTAATCTTAAAATAGATAGTGAAATAAATGGGAAAAAAGTAACTGAAAATGTTGATGAAGAATCAAAAGATCAAGATGAATCTGATTCTGataatgttgaaaataatgtattaagtGATGAAGAGGAAGATGAAGATAATTTTTCTGATTTAAAAGAGGAATCAGATGTTTCTGATGAAGAGAATTCAGATAAAGAGTTAATTGAAAGTGATCAAAATCAACATAGTTCTGAAATAGTATCTGATTTGTTGAAACGAAAAGCGATAATGGAAAAAGCTCGCGAAGAATTACCTTATACATTTAAATTACCTAAAAGTTATGAAGAATTAAAtgacttattaataaaagaatcacCAGAAAGACAAAACATAATCATTGAGAGGATGATAAAGTGTAATCATCCAAGTTTAGGGGCTGCAAATAAAGAACAATTATCAActctttttatatatttaatacaatatataaatgatttatcacaaaatatcaatgaaaattgcgTTGAGACACAAACGGggattatttttagaattttttataatttattacctCACTTTTATGATTTAGCCCATTTAAATAGCGAAGCTagccacaaagcaattttagaagttataaaagaaaagcatggcgaatacaaaaaaagttataaaaaatttccagGACTTGAAGTGTTATTATTCTTGAAATTAATTGGACATATTTTTTCAACATCCGATTTTAAACACTCTGTTGTCACACCAAGTTTTGTATTTATTGATCAAATGCTTAATAATTGTAGAATTAGAACAGAACAAGATGTTGCGTAtggattatttttatgtactttagtgtttgag ttcACGAAATTATCAAAACGTTATTTACCATCAACGCTTAATTATTTATCAGGAATCTTATATTTGTCAATTCCAAAAACCggaataagaattttaaaaatttctcaacCCTTTAAAACATCCTCGAATTTATTGGTTCTTGTGAACAATCACAGCGAAGTGGATGAAACGGATTTGAAATTATCGGTTGAAAATTTAAGAAGAAAATCATCAAACAGCGACGAtgttaaaatttcatctttttatttgagtttaaatttaattgaggAAGTTATAAGTAATATAAGTGAACTTCCCTCCAgatacgaattattaattaatatagaaaagtatttaaatttaattccattGAATAATTACCCAGgaaaagttaaaaagaaagcgGAAGAAgttattaaatcaattaataaaattaaaaacgatagAATCATAGAATATTTAACGATTGCGAAACCACGACCGAAAGCTTTAAGACTTTACGAAccaaatattcaaaaaat atatgatGGAAGAAGGCATAAATTACAATCGAAAGAAAAATCTGAAACtgataaattaattcataaagtGAAAAAGGAGCGGAAAGGTGCTTTGAGAGAAATAAGAAGGGACCAAGCGTTTTTGGcgaaagttaaaattaagaaacaaattcaaag tgatAATGAACGAAAGGATAAAGTTAAACGATTATTTGCTGAAGCTGCTATGCAACAAAGTGAACTCAATGCTTTCGataggaaaaagaaaaaaaaataa